One window of the Tubulanus polymorphus chromosome 11, tnTubPoly1.2, whole genome shotgun sequence genome contains the following:
- the LOC141912878 gene encoding bifunctional peptidase and (3S)-lysyl hydroxylase Jmjd7-like has protein sequence MEYSAALDEKFKFLAVESRELYIPESVRTLRDVPSPLEFYRDYVAVNKPVIIDHVIDHWPALSKWDVPYLRDKIGDVEVTVSVTPNGLADAVYDGRFVTPEERSMKFDDFLNVVEKKVASYGVYYVQKQNSNFTDEFRSLLSDADEHLTWASEAFGSQPDAVNFWMGEESAVTSMHKDHYENLYCVVRGEKTFTLLPPTDQPFIPYGHYSAARYKLNDDARSFEIIDDPDVGTVPWIPLDPENPDFTKYPRYKNAKPLVVTVKAGQTLFLPSLWFHHVRQSHGCIAVNYWYDMQFDIKYCYYKFIESLIGGSAIRNGEPS, from the exons ATGGAATATTCAGCGGCTCTTGATGAGAAGTTCAAGTTCCTCGCCGTTGAAAGTAGAG AATTGTACATCCCAGAAAGCGTTCGGACTTTACGCGATGTACCTTCACCTCTCGAGTTCTATCGTGATTACGTCGCCGTCAATAAACCGGTGATCATCGATCATGTTATAGATCATTGGCCAGCATTATCGAAATGGGACGTACCGTACCTTAG AGATAAGATCGGCGATGTTGAAGTGACGGTGTCAGTAACTCCGAACGGCCTCGCCGATGCCGTTTACGACGGCCGATTCGTAACGCCCGAAGAACGCTCGATGAAATTCGACGATTTTTTGAACGTCGTCGAGAAGAAAGTCGCGTCGTACGGCGTTTACTACGTGCAGAAACAAAATTCGAATTTCACCGACGAGTTTCGCAGTTTGTTGTCGGACGCCGACGAGCATTTAACCTGGGCCTCAGAAGCGTTCG GAAGTCAACCGGATGCTGTTAATTTCTGGATGGGCGAAGAATCGGCAGTTACTTCAA TGCACAAAGATCACTATGAGAATTTGTATTGTGTTGTTAGAGGTGAAAAGACTTTTACGTTGCTGCCACCGACCGACCAGCCGTTTATACCATACG GTCATTATTCGGCGGCTCGTTATAAGTTGAATGATGATGCAAGAAGTTTCGAAATCATCGATGACCCAGATGTCGGTACG GTCCCTTGGATACCTTTGGATCCAGAAAACCCTGACTTCACGAAATATCCGAGGTACAAGAACGCGAAGCCTTTAGTCGTGACGGTGAAAGCCGGACAGACTCTGTTTCTTCCATCTCTGTGGTTTCATCACGTACGACAATCGCATGGTTGTATAGCAG taaattattggtACGACATGCAATTCGACATCAAATATTGTTATTACAAGTTCATAGAATCGCTAATAGGTGGTAGCGCTATACGAAATGGAGAACCCTCCTAG
- the LOC141913187 gene encoding inactive hydroxysteroid dehydrogenase-like protein 1 isoform X1, whose protein sequence is MAAAVDNFEHLSKEIANVFTSVNDTFAAIGAYYVGTKTIGAVAAILNAVGAHFISRIAPINLKNKFGKWAVVTGCSEGIGKAYAQELASHGINLVMISKPDQPFLEKVAKEIVVTGCTEGIGRAFCHELASQGLNLLLLSRNQGKLDKLANEFEEQFHIEVATCPVDFTHGHSVYNTIREAIGDKNIGILVNNVGVMYSYPQYFLDVPEEKLWQLVYVNVIAATIMTHMVMPQMVKRGRGAVINISSGSCLKPTPQMTAYSATKSYLDYLSYCLEYEYRSSGVIVQCLTPYYVATRMTAYSETLSTTNFFIPSASVYARHALKTLGWARKTTGYWPHTLQHWLLQWIPDCIYMWGATRLNIALRRQAEHRKRHRSGRGSLYSGGSPSSSSLSDFASISSHRRPSLPIDGSSAFVSPTDPATTV, encoded by the exons ATGGCCGCCGCCGTTGACAACTTCGAGCATCTGTCAAAAGAAATAGCCAATGTTTTCACGTCGGTTAACGACACGTTCGCCGCAATCGGGGCATATTACGTCGGCACGAAGACTATAGGAGCTGTAGCTGCGATATTGAACGCTGTCGGCGCGCATTTTATCAGCAGAATAGCTCCGATAAACCTCAAGAACAAATTTGGAAAATGGGCAG TGGTTACCGGATGCAGCGAGGGTATCGGAAAGGCGTACGCGCAGGAACTAGCGAGTCACGGCATTAATCTCGTCATGATAAGTAAACCCGACCAGCCTTTCCTAGAGAAAGTTGCCAAGGAGATCG TTGTCACTGGTTGTACCGAGGGTATTGGGAGGGCGTTCTGCCACGAATTAGCCAGTCAAGGGCTTAACTTACTGCTATTAAGTCGCAACCAAGGCAAACTTGATAAATTGGCCAACGAATTTG AGGAACAGTTTCATATAGAGGTCGCTACGTGTCCTGTTGATTTTACTCATGGCCACAGCGTGTACAATACAATACGGGAGGCAATAGGTGACAAAAATATAGGTATCTTAG TTAATAATGTAGGAGTAATGTATTCATATCCACAGTACTTCCTTGATGTACCCGAAGAG aaattatggcaGCTAGTTTACGTGAATGTGATAGCAGCGACAATC ATGACTCACATGGTGATGCCACAGATGGTTAAAAG AGGTCGCGGAGCTGtgataaatatttcatcgGGATCTTGTTTAAAACCGACCCCTCAAATGACCGCATACTCGGCCACTAAG TCATACCTCGATTATTTGTCGTATTGTTTGGAATACGAGTATCGAAGCAGCGGAGTAATCGTGCAGTGTTTAACGCCGTATTACGTCGCGACGCGGATGACCGCCTACAGCGAAACGCTGTCGACGACGAACTTCTTCATACCGTCTGCCAGCGTTTACGCTCGTCATGCGTTGAAAACTCTCGGCTGGGCGAGAAAAACCACCGGTTACTGGCCTCATACGTTACAG CATTGGTTGTTGCAGTGGATTcccgattgtatatatatgtggGGAGCGACCCGGTTGAACATCGCGCTACGTCGTCAGGCCGAACACCGCAAACGCCACCGCTCCGGACGCGGTTCACTATACAGCGGAGGCAGTCCGTCTTCCAGTTCGTTGTCGGATTTCGCGTCGATATCGTCGCACCGTCGTCCGTCGTTACCAATAGATGGCAGCAGCGCGTTCGTATCGCCTACCGATCCAGCAACTACCGTATAA
- the LOC141913187 gene encoding inactive hydroxysteroid dehydrogenase-like protein 1 isoform X2, with protein sequence MAAAVDNFEHLSKEIANVFTSVNDTFAAIGAYYVGTKTIGAVAAILNAVGAHFISRIAPINLKNKFGKWAVVTGCSEGIGKAYAQELASHGINLVMISKPDQPFLEKVAKEIEEQFHIEVATCPVDFTHGHSVYNTIREAIGDKNIGILVNNVGVMYSYPQYFLDVPEEKLWQLVYVNVIAATIMTHMVMPQMVKRGRGAVINISSGSCLKPTPQMTAYSATKSYLDYLSYCLEYEYRSSGVIVQCLTPYYVATRMTAYSETLSTTNFFIPSASVYARHALKTLGWARKTTGYWPHTLQHWLLQWIPDCIYMWGATRLNIALRRQAEHRKRHRSGRGSLYSGGSPSSSSLSDFASISSHRRPSLPIDGSSAFVSPTDPATTV encoded by the exons ATGGCCGCCGCCGTTGACAACTTCGAGCATCTGTCAAAAGAAATAGCCAATGTTTTCACGTCGGTTAACGACACGTTCGCCGCAATCGGGGCATATTACGTCGGCACGAAGACTATAGGAGCTGTAGCTGCGATATTGAACGCTGTCGGCGCGCATTTTATCAGCAGAATAGCTCCGATAAACCTCAAGAACAAATTTGGAAAATGGGCAG TGGTTACCGGATGCAGCGAGGGTATCGGAAAGGCGTACGCGCAGGAACTAGCGAGTCACGGCATTAATCTCGTCATGATAAGTAAACCCGACCAGCCTTTCCTAGAGAAAGTTGCCAAGGAGATCG AGGAACAGTTTCATATAGAGGTCGCTACGTGTCCTGTTGATTTTACTCATGGCCACAGCGTGTACAATACAATACGGGAGGCAATAGGTGACAAAAATATAGGTATCTTAG TTAATAATGTAGGAGTAATGTATTCATATCCACAGTACTTCCTTGATGTACCCGAAGAG aaattatggcaGCTAGTTTACGTGAATGTGATAGCAGCGACAATC ATGACTCACATGGTGATGCCACAGATGGTTAAAAG AGGTCGCGGAGCTGtgataaatatttcatcgGGATCTTGTTTAAAACCGACCCCTCAAATGACCGCATACTCGGCCACTAAG TCATACCTCGATTATTTGTCGTATTGTTTGGAATACGAGTATCGAAGCAGCGGAGTAATCGTGCAGTGTTTAACGCCGTATTACGTCGCGACGCGGATGACCGCCTACAGCGAAACGCTGTCGACGACGAACTTCTTCATACCGTCTGCCAGCGTTTACGCTCGTCATGCGTTGAAAACTCTCGGCTGGGCGAGAAAAACCACCGGTTACTGGCCTCATACGTTACAG CATTGGTTGTTGCAGTGGATTcccgattgtatatatatgtggGGAGCGACCCGGTTGAACATCGCGCTACGTCGTCAGGCCGAACACCGCAAACGCCACCGCTCCGGACGCGGTTCACTATACAGCGGAGGCAGTCCGTCTTCCAGTTCGTTGTCGGATTTCGCGTCGATATCGTCGCACCGTCGTCCGTCGTTACCAATAGATGGCAGCAGCGCGTTCGTATCGCCTACCGATCCAGCAACTACCGTATAA